tatttttaatctcttttatgTCAATAAATGTAGGCTGCAATCTCTGTACTGTTAAGATTGAGGTTAGGCTTGCAGTATAACTTTGAGTCAGGATGAGTACCACGAAAATCCATATAATAAGCACAAATCTTGACCAATTATTTACCACGTTTTCCTCTGCAAGCACCatgaattattattactatACACATGCATAAAGAATATTCATgttttgaattgaattgaagtaaagagataataaaattttgggaaATATACACAAATCTTATGTGGTTTTCTTGTAAAACACATAATCCGCTTAAGGTTTTGAGTGTAACACTTAACCCCTCATTGTATTATTTTGTGCGTAAAGTAATACTTAACCCTAAAAGTTATTGGATGTAACAATAAACCCCTTGAGGTTTTTGAGTGTTACTCAAAACACCCTTTGGTATTGTTTTATGTGAAAATTAATCTCTAAATATGGACATGTGTCCTCATATGAGCAACTCACCATTTATTTTATGGATGTTTAATGATTTACGCATAAAACAATACCACGTGGAAATAAGTGTTGCATTCAAAATTTTAGGAGGCTTATGTGTTGCAAAGAAATCATATAGGGCTTTGTATAGTTTTTCCTAAACTCTTTCTAGAGGATTGAAGAAAATTTACTATGAGCAAAGGCAAGTGTTGAGAAGGAGAACCAAAAAATCAACCCAAGTTGTTGCTTTGGAGGGCCTCTAAAGTCAGGGTTTACACGATGTTCAAGAACCCATATTACCAAACCTGTAAAGATGAAAGCTACACCAGTTGTTAACCAAAGGGTTGAGCTTAGTGGCTTTAAGAAAATCCACAAGTTTCTGCTCACATCAACTTTCATCAAAACCACCATCAATACGCCTGATTCTGTATAAGGCAATGTGAAATCAACATATAAGGAGCGATTTGACACAATTGTCGTGTCTCCAACAACTGCGTCGTACTTCTGCAttgacacagagagagagagagagagagagagttatcaATTTATCAACTTTGAAAAAAGTAAAATGAGGTAATTAATTAACGGCCACTAAAAGTGAATAAAAATCTTATGTTCTACTTGAGTATTACATTTTATGCTCCACCATTCACAAGCCATCACatgtttccttttcttccttataaagtaataaaaatttaaaatgaaaaaaaaaaaaaaaaaaaaaaagaaaaagatatatgaCATACTCTAACGGGTGGAGTATAAAGTAAGATACTTAatgtggaataaaaaaatttttattcgaagaaaaaaccaaatttaTGAAGTATTGCAGTAGGTATAGCATAAACTGGAATAGTCATATAATGATATaatgtaacaaaaattttatcGCCTAGTgtcattagcaaaaaaaaaaataataataataataataattaaaaaaaaaaacccacctgAATTTTAATTTGGTAAAGAAGTTCATCGTATGATCCATTACTCTGCCTATGTTTATTCGTGTAGGGAATAAACTCATGAGGAAGGGGGAAGGGTAATGCATCTTGTACAGCATGGAACACATCAATGGCGAACCCAGATATGCTTGGCTTATCAGTAGGCCAGTCCACTCTCAGGAATTCTTTAAAACCTTTTCTAACTGGAACCCCAATCCTTAACTTTGTCGGCTGCTCCGTTGTGTCTCCTGGCCAGATGGGTTGTTTAAGTTTGTCCTTTGATGTTGAGTATGCCTCTTTACCAGTGTAATTCAAATTTTGTGAAAATCCTCTCTGTCGGGTCCAATATCCAATAATCCTCTCAGTTTTTCCTATCACATTGAATATTTCAACGACTGATGGCTCCAACTGTCCAttaatcaaatgaaaatttccACTTAGGCCTTGAAACGTAGTAGTTAGGATTGCATTGCAAAGCTTTGTACCCAATTCAAAAATGCCTAAAGTTGCAAGATCAACTTTACTGCTGCTATCATTTTGCTTCAAGAAGCTAGAATGCACTATGCCGGCCTTCTCCACTGCAATAGCCAATGCCCAAACTGTATCATATGCCCATAATCCAAAGAAGTTTAAGCTAGTAGTACTCTTGCTCTTTATTCTGATTGAGGTTAAGtttctcttccattttctttcaaaatcttTTAGATGTTTAGACGGCGGTATGTATGGCCTTATTCCCAGTACACCTTGCATTGAGTCCATGACCTTTGAGCCCATAGGATCTAGCAAAGATGATAACCCTTCTGTGAGGATCCATGCATACCCTTCACTCATCATTCCTGCATTCTTTGCAAGTGCAAAGAGTTTGGAGCCAAGTGAAGCAGCCATGTGAACAAGGAATATTCTTGTATGATTTGCCTTTAACTTTTCAAGCTCTTCACTGATTTCAGTATTATTTGAAGATGGTGGAATGACACTTCTGTAAGGCACCCGAGTGTCAATCTCTTGTAATGCGTCCATTAAATATGGAATCAAACCATTTCCATAATCTGTGTCTTCATAAATAAGGACAATTTCCCACCAACCAAAGGCCTTAACAATGTCTGATATGGCTCTAACCTGTGTGGAGTCCTCTTGGGTTGTGCGTATGAAAAACGGGTTCTGGGATGGAGAAAGAGAGGGACTTGTGGCTGAAAAGGAAATGATGGGAACTTGAGCTTTGCGGCCAAGTTCTATCACAAACCTAGCTTGTGCTGAACTTTGAGGTCCTATAATGGCTTGTACTTCTTCATGCTTCATTAAATCCATTGCTAAATTGCATTTCAACAGTGAATGACTtagaaaatgataattttacTGGCAATgcaagaacaagaacaacaaaaacaataataaaaaccacaaaaaaattataataaacatTATCATAACATGTTCGTTAGAATATAAGCCAATTGATCCAAGAGTCCACTGTACAATCTAAGTAGTATTGATAAATTACTAATTGTTCTAAAAGTTTATAAACTATTgggaattggttaatttaatcataattctaacaaGTATAGTATATCACTCCCTAATCTCTATACTTTGTGCTTCATATTATTGTACTTGTGTACTTCTGTATTATTCCTTACACCTATATGAAGGTAACTTTCTACAGTTTTACACAGTTCAAATATACCAGCATTCAATCTTTTCAATATTGTTAGCATGTTGGAATTGTGTATTTTGTGGACCAACATATCTGttgaatttgattaattatAAGTCCATCCAAGGAGAGGTCACGAAGTTGATCACAACTACAAAACTGATACTTTACGATAAGAGATGAATTGTTCGTAGAAAGTTGAAGGTGCAAAATGAAATGCTGAGATTAATTCTATAACTAAACTGAATCAGACTGCACTTTCAGAAGTTTGGATAATTATACATGGAGGAGCAAAATTCCCCAGGGAAGCTTGAGATGCATTAATTAGTATAAGGAAGGACTATGATATGCATCAATTCAAAAAGTTCCTagtaaaaaattgaacaaatatcCTATATCTCACTATAAATATTTTACCTCATGCTGACTGTAAtatatcatttgatttttttgttataaaatatatatatatatatattatttgaattttttttttcatttaaacttTGGTTACATTATATGAAGACcgaaaaaatagaagaaatgctgggtttttttt
This DNA window, taken from Quercus robur chromosome 2, dhQueRobu3.1, whole genome shotgun sequence, encodes the following:
- the LOC126715748 gene encoding glutamate receptor 2.8-like; this encodes MANQKHLLTFLPSLLLSLSLLGHEPLLMAAKEVIPVGVVLDLKSPVGRVAESYMSMALNDFYAVNYDYHTRLALFTKDSGDDVITAASTAMDLMKHEEVQAIIGPQSSAQARFVIELGRKAQVPIISFSATSPSLSPSQNPFFIRTTQEDSTQVRAISDIVKAFGWWEIVLIYEDTDYGNGLIPYLMDALQEIDTRVPYRSVIPPSSNNTEISEELEKLKANHTRIFLVHMAASLGSKLFALAKNAGMMSEGYAWILTEGLSSLLDPMGSKVMDSMQGVLGIRPYIPPSKHLKDFERKWKRNLTSIRIKSKSTTSLNFFGLWAYDTVWALAIAVEKAGIVHSSFLKQNDSSSKVDLATLGIFELGTKLCNAILTTTFQGLSGNFHLINGQLEPSVVEIFNVIGKTERIIGYWTRQRGFSQNLNYTGKEAYSTSKDKLKQPIWPGDTTEQPTKLRIGVPVRKGFKEFLRVDWPTDKPSISGFAIDVFHAVQDALPFPLPHEFIPYTNKHRQSNGSYDELLYQIKIQKYDAVVGDTTIVSNRSLYVDFTLPYTESGVLMVVLMKVDVSRNLWIFLKPLSSTLWLTTGVAFIFTGLVIWVLEHRVNPDFRGPPKQQLGLIFWFSFSTLAFAHKENVVNNWSRFVLIIWIFVVLILTQSYTASLTSILTVQRLQPTFIDIKEIKNNGYFVGYQKDSFVKGLLIKQLDFPESKLKPYVTPEEYHEALSKGTHNGGVAAIFDEIPYIKLFLAKFCSRYTVAGPTYKTDGFGFAFRQGSPLVPYFSRAILNVTQDKEKIGAIEQKYFSNQTTCEDQSATIPSHSPSLGVDNFGGLFLIAGIASLASLMVYLFKFIYSHWPVLSDDNPNNSCWYKLVKMAKHFDQKDFSSHTFKGESQKGSDFH